One Centroberyx gerrardi isolate f3 chromosome 6, fCenGer3.hap1.cur.20231027, whole genome shotgun sequence genomic region harbors:
- the LOC144539386 gene encoding uncharacterized protein LOC144539386 isoform X2, which yields MREEKEREEQEKEEKKREKRERKERGEEREREEREREAMEGEREEREKEERKRERRERKEREREEREREEREREAMEEREREEREKGERKRERRERKEREREEREREEREREAMEEREREEREKEERKREKSERKEREGEEREREEREREAREEREREEREKEERKRERRERKEREREEREREEREREAMEEREREEREKEERKRERRERKEREREEREREEREREAMEEREPEEREKEERKREKSERKEREGEEREREEREREAREEREREEREKEERKRERRERKEREREEREREEREREAMEEREREEREKEERKRERRERKEREREEREREEREREEREREEREKEERKREKRERKEREREEREREAMEEREREEREKEERKRERRERKEREREEREREAMEEREREEREKEERKRERRERKEREKEERERKEREREEREKEEREKEERKRERRERKEREKEERERKEREREEREREEREKEERKREKRERKEREREEREREEREKEREEEQREQEERCNRGRMESCKTRKKKKKKRKTEEEEKVLNPKWAVRVQEVRRDEEEELELERQQEEEELQREQEERRKIEEQQRRVFAEGLVRARAAVLEKREMEREREMREKQERVRKEREREVREREEREREAKEEEQRAKKLERKGFINKIKSWNFDRQKKKNAAAIAATMDIKDSKCSCNDPLCAHQTKIVLKAMDKRKELMKKEESRQKKEDEWKAKQREKALKKLKTKK from the exons atgagggaggagaaagaaagagaggaacaagaaaaagaggagaagaagagggagaagagagaaagaaaggagagaggagaggagagagaaagagaggaaagagaacgGGAGGCAATGGAgggagaacgagaggagagagaaaaagaggagaggaagagggagaggagagaaaggaaggagagagaaagagaggagagagaaagagaggaaagagaaagggaggcaatggaggagagagaacgagaggagagagaaaaaggggagaggaagagggagaggagagaaaggaaggagagagaaagagaggaaagagaaagggaggagagagaaagggaggcaatggaggagagagaacgagaggagagagaaaaagaggagaggaagagggagaagagtgaaagaaaggagagagaaggagaggagagagaaagagaggaaagagaaagggaggcaagggaggagagagaacgagaggagagagaaaaagaggagaggaagagggagaggagagaaaggaaggagagagaaagagaggagagagaaagagaggaaagagaaagggaggcaatggaggagagagaacgagaggagagagaaaaagaggagaggaagagggagaggagagaaaggaaggagagagaaagagaggaaagagaaagggaggagagagaaagggaggcaatggaggagagagaaccagaggagagagaaaaagaggagaggaagagggagaagagtgaaagaaaggagagagaaggagaggagagagaaagagaggaaagagaaagggaggcaagggaggagagagaacgagaggagagagaaaaagaggagaggaagagggagaggagagaaaggaaggagagagaaagagaggagagagaaagagaggaaagagaaagggaggcaatggaggagagagaacgagaggagagagaaaaagaggagaggaagagggagaggagagaaaggaaggagagagaaagagaggaaagagaaagagaggaaagagaaagggaggagagagaacgagaggagagagaaaaagaggagaggaagagggagaagagagaaaggaaggagagagaaagagaggaaagagaaagggaggcaatggaggagagagaacgagaggagagagaaaaagaggagaggaagagggagaggagagaaaggaaggagagagaaagagaggaaagagaaagggaggcaatggaggagagagaacgagaggagagagaaaaagaggagaggaagagggagaggagagaaaggaaggagagagaaaaggaggaaagagaaaggaaggagagagaaagagaggagagagaaaaagaggaaagagaaaaagaggagaggaagagggagaggagagaaaggaaggagagagaaaaggaggaaagagaaaggaaggagagagaaagagaggagagagaaagagaggaaagagaaaaagaggagaggaagagggagaagagagaaagaaaggagagagagagggaggagagagaacgagaggagagagaaaaggagagggaggaggagcagagagaacaagaggagagaTGCAACAGAGGACGGATGGAAAGCTGCAAgacgaggaagaagaagaagaagaagaggaagactgaggaagaggagaag gtcCTGAACCCCAAGTGGGCGGTGCGAGTCCAGGAAgtaaggagggatgaagaggaggagctggagctcGAGAGgcaacaggaggaagaggagctgcagagagagcaggaggagagaagaaagatagAGGAGCAGCAAAGGAGAGTCTTCGCCGAAGGTTTAGTAAGAGCGAGAGCGGCCGTGCtggagaagagggagatggagagagagagggagatgagagaaaaacaggagagagtgcggaaggagagagaaagggaggtgagagaaagagaggagagagagagggaggcgaaGGAGGAGGAACAAAGAGCGAAAAAGCTTGAAAGGAAAGGCTTCATCAATAAGATCAAGAGCTGGAACTTCGacaggcagaagaagaagaacgcgGCGGCGATTGCAGCGACTATGGACATCAAGGACAGCAAATGCAGCTGTAACG accCACTTTGCGCACATCAAACAAAGATAGTCCTGAAGGCGATGGACAAGAGGAAAGAACtgatgaaaaaagaagagagcagGCAGAAGAAGGAGGATGAGTGGAAAGCAAAGCAGCGGGAGAAGGCGCTGAAGAAACTTAAGACGAAGAAATGA
- the LOC144539386 gene encoding uncharacterized protein LOC144539386 isoform X1 — protein sequence MREEKEREEQEKEEKKREKRERKERGEEREREEREREAMEGEREEREKEERKRERRERKEREREEREREEREREAMEEREREEREKGERKRERRERKEREREEREREEREREAMEEREREEREKEERKREKSERKEREGEEREREEREREAREEREREEREKEERKRERRERKEREREEREREEREREAMEEREREEREKEERKRERRERKEREREEREREEREREAMEEREPEEREKEERKREKSERKEREGEEREREEREREAREEREREEREKEERKRERRERKEREREEREREEREREAMEEREREEREKEERKRERRERKEREREEREREEREREEREREEREKEERKREKRERKEREREEREREAMEEREREEREKEERKRERRERKEREREEREREAMEEREREEREKEERKRERRERKEREKEERERKEREREEREKEEREKEERKRERRERKEREKEERERKEREREEREREEREKEERKREKRERKEREREEREREEREKEREEEQREQEERCNRGRMESCKTRKKKKKKRKTEEEEKVLNPKPARKRVMFQDRQVRREEEEELETKLREEVLQRQQKTEEEEKVLNPKWAVRVQEVRRDEEEELELERQQEEEELQREQEERRKIEEQQRRVFAEGLVRARAAVLEKREMEREREMREKQERVRKEREREVREREEREREAKEEEQRAKKLERKGFINKIKSWNFDRQKKKNAAAIAATMDIKDSKCSCNDPLCAHQTKIVLKAMDKRKELMKKEESRQKKEDEWKAKQREKALKKLKTKK from the exons atgagggaggagaaagaaagagaggaacaagaaaaagaggagaagaagagggagaagagagaaagaaaggagagaggagaggagagagaaagagaggaaagagaacgGGAGGCAATGGAgggagaacgagaggagagagaaaaagaggagaggaagagggagaggagagaaaggaaggagagagaaagagaggagagagaaagagaggaaagagaaagggaggcaatggaggagagagaacgagaggagagagaaaaaggggagaggaagagggagaggagagaaaggaaggagagagaaagagaggaaagagaaagggaggagagagaaagggaggcaatggaggagagagaacgagaggagagagaaaaagaggagaggaagagggagaagagtgaaagaaaggagagagaaggagaggagagagaaagagaggaaagagaaagggaggcaagggaggagagagaacgagaggagagagaaaaagaggagaggaagagggagaggagagaaaggaaggagagagaaagagaggagagagaaagagaggaaagagaaagggaggcaatggaggagagagaacgagaggagagagaaaaagaggagaggaagagggagaggagagaaaggaaggagagagaaagagaggaaagagaaagggaggagagagaaagggaggcaatggaggagagagaaccagaggagagagaaaaagaggagaggaagagggagaagagtgaaagaaaggagagagaaggagaggagagagaaagagaggaaagagaaagggaggcaagggaggagagagaacgagaggagagagaaaaagaggagaggaagagggagaggagagaaaggaaggagagagaaagagaggagagagaaagagaggaaagagaaagggaggcaatggaggagagagaacgagaggagagagaaaaagaggagaggaagagggagaggagagaaaggaaggagagagaaagagaggaaagagaaagagaggaaagagaaagggaggagagagaacgagaggagagagaaaaagaggagaggaagagggagaagagagaaaggaaggagagagaaagagaggaaagagaaagggaggcaatggaggagagagaacgagaggagagagaaaaagaggagaggaagagggagaggagagaaaggaaggagagagaaagagaggaaagagaaagggaggcaatggaggagagagaacgagaggagagagaaaaagaggagaggaagagggagaggagagaaaggaaggagagagaaaaggaggaaagagaaaggaaggagagagaaagagaggagagagaaaaagaggaaagagaaaaagaggagaggaagagggagaggagagaaaggaaggagagagaaaaggaggaaagagaaaggaaggagagagaaagagaggagagagaaagagaggaaagagaaaaagaggagaggaagagggagaagagagaaagaaaggagagagagagggaggagagagaacgagaggagagagaaaaggagagggaggaggagcagagagaacaagaggagagaTGCAACAGAGGACGGATGGAAAGCTGCAAgacgaggaagaagaagaagaagaagaggaagactgaggaagaggagaaggtcCTGAACCCCAAGCCCGCGAGGAAGAGGGTGATGTTTCAAGACCGGCAagtaaggagggaagaagaggaggagctggagacgAAACTGAGGGAAGAGGTGCTGcaaagacagcagaagactgaggaagaggagaaggtcCTGAACCCCAAGTGGGCGGTGCGAGTCCAGGAAgtaaggagggatgaagaggaggagctggagctcGAGAGgcaacaggaggaagaggagctgcagagagagcaggaggagagaagaaagatagAGGAGCAGCAAAGGAGAGTCTTCGCCGAAGGTTTAGTAAGAGCGAGAGCGGCCGTGCtggagaagagggagatggagagagagagggagatgagagaaaaacaggagagagtgcggaaggagagagaaagggaggtgagagaaagagaggagagagagagggaggcgaaGGAGGAGGAACAAAGAGCGAAAAAGCTTGAAAGGAAAGGCTTCATCAATAAGATCAAGAGCTGGAACTTCGacaggcagaagaagaagaacgcgGCGGCGATTGCAGCGACTATGGACATCAAGGACAGCAAATGCAGCTGTAACG accCACTTTGCGCACATCAAACAAAGATAGTCCTGAAGGCGATGGACAAGAGGAAAGAACtgatgaaaaaagaagagagcagGCAGAAGAAGGAGGATGAGTGGAAAGCAAAGCAGCGGGAGAAGGCGCTGAAGAAACTTAAGACGAAGAAATGA